One part of the Streptomyces ferrugineus genome encodes these proteins:
- a CDS encoding dihydrofolate reductase family protein yields the protein MTRIIADISVSLDGFVTGPDPGPLNGLGTGGEALHTWAFSDDPDDRRVLREGTSRSGAVVLGRHLFDVVDGPRGWDDSVGYGAGEVGTPAFVVVTSSPPESVRTTNLDWTFVTTGLPDAVTAARERAEAASSAGGKDLDVILMGGGATVGSALDAGLVDALTLHLAPVVLGSGTALFTSGAPRTLVQRSVIATSTATHLTYDVLG from the coding sequence ATGACTCGAATCATCGCTGACATCTCGGTCTCTCTCGACGGCTTCGTCACCGGGCCCGACCCCGGCCCGCTCAACGGCCTGGGCACCGGCGGCGAGGCCCTGCACACGTGGGCGTTTTCCGACGACCCCGACGACCGCCGGGTCCTGCGCGAGGGGACCTCCCGCTCGGGCGCCGTCGTCCTCGGCCGCCACCTCTTCGACGTGGTCGACGGGCCGAGAGGCTGGGACGACAGCGTCGGCTACGGCGCAGGCGAGGTCGGCACGCCCGCGTTCGTCGTCGTGACGAGCTCGCCGCCGGAGTCGGTGCGGACGACCAACCTCGACTGGACGTTCGTCACCACCGGACTGCCCGACGCCGTCACCGCCGCGCGCGAGCGAGCCGAGGCGGCGTCGTCGGCCGGCGGCAAGGACCTCGACGTCATCCTCATGGGCGGGGGCGCCACGGTCGGCTCGGCGCTCGACGCCGGGCTGGTCGACGCGCTGACGCTGCACCTCGCGCCCGTCGTGCTGGGCTCCGGGACAGCACTGTTCACCAGTGGAGCGCCGCGCACGCTGGTGCAGCGGAGCGTGATCGCGACATCCACCGCGACACACCTGACCTACGACGTCCTGGGGTGA
- a CDS encoding helix-turn-helix transcriptional regulator, protein MDDLAGYLRTRRSRVDPAAAGIPTDNRRRVEGLRREEVAHLSGVSVDYYVRLEQGRATQPSEQVLGALARVLGLDETERGHLYRLARQRRRRAKAPGGRVRPELLRVLDLVADAPALIMNHRLDVLAGNRLAGFLYGRPMPGLNTARHIFCEEAERGLYADWETCTLDVVGHLRLAAGKYPEDPHLASLIGELAMGSERFRRLWARADVRARTHGRKAYRHPLVGLLELHQENFALPDESGLELLVLSAPPNSPAEDGLRLLAGLGSDGGDEQSR, encoded by the coding sequence ATGGACGATCTCGCGGGCTACCTGCGGACCCGACGCTCCCGGGTCGACCCGGCGGCCGCCGGCATCCCCACCGACAACCGCCGCCGGGTCGAAGGGCTGCGCCGCGAAGAGGTCGCGCACCTGTCCGGAGTCAGCGTCGACTACTACGTACGTCTGGAGCAGGGCCGCGCGACCCAGCCCTCCGAGCAGGTCCTCGGCGCGCTCGCCCGTGTCCTCGGCCTGGACGAGACCGAACGCGGGCACCTCTACCGACTTGCCCGGCAACGCCGCCGCCGTGCGAAGGCACCCGGCGGCCGGGTCCGGCCGGAACTGCTGCGTGTCCTCGACCTGGTCGCCGACGCACCCGCGCTGATCATGAACCACCGCCTGGACGTGCTCGCGGGGAACCGCCTCGCCGGGTTCCTCTACGGCCGGCCGATGCCGGGTCTGAACACGGCCCGGCACATCTTCTGCGAGGAGGCCGAGCGCGGCCTGTACGCGGACTGGGAGACCTGCACCCTCGACGTGGTCGGGCATTTGCGCCTGGCCGCCGGCAAATACCCCGAGGACCCCCACCTGGCGTCGCTCATCGGCGAGTTGGCGATGGGCAGCGAGCGTTTCCGTCGCCTGTGGGCCCGCGCCGACGTGCGCGCCCGCACACATGGCCGCAAGGCGTACCGGCACCCGCTGGTCGGACTGCTCGAACTGCACCAGGAGAACTTCGCGTTACCGGACGAGTCAGGCCTGGAGCTGCTGGTGCTGTCCGCGCCCCCCAACAGCCCCGCCGAGGACGGACTGCGCCTGCTCGCGGGCCTGGGCTCGGACGGCGGTGACGAGCAGTCACGGTGA
- a CDS encoding alpha/beta fold hydrolase: protein MTTVNANEIALGVESFGADDAPLVLLAGGTTMLSWPDALCERLAAGGRRVVRYDLRDSGESTTTDPEAPAYTLRDLAADAAALADALGGGPAHLAGIGVGGMVAQVAVLDHPGAFSALTLVGTRAVAPGPPDGDLPDHDQATMRRLFTRPMPDWTDREAVAEFAAAGAEILGDDPVAARATAVRVWDRTPGTAPPVQMANQLGMVFSRLDCKPRWRERLPEIEVPTLVVHGRRDRFFPVGNGEAIAREIPGARLLVLEEAATAIPAAAVGEVTEAVLTLG from the coding sequence ATGACCACTGTCAACGCCAACGAGATCGCCTTGGGCGTGGAGTCGTTCGGTGCCGACGACGCGCCACTCGTCCTGCTCGCGGGCGGGACGACGATGCTCTCCTGGCCCGACGCGCTGTGCGAGCGCCTCGCCGCCGGCGGGCGCCGTGTGGTGCGCTACGACCTGCGCGACAGCGGGGAGTCGACAACGACGGACCCGGAGGCCCCCGCCTATACCCTGCGCGACCTCGCCGCGGACGCGGCGGCCCTTGCAGACGCGCTCGGCGGGGGCCCCGCGCACCTCGCGGGGATCGGCGTCGGCGGGATGGTCGCCCAGGTGGCCGTGCTCGACCATCCGGGCGCGTTCTCGGCGCTCACCCTGGTCGGCACCCGCGCGGTTGCCCCTGGCCCGCCCGACGGCGACCTCCCCGACCACGACCAGGCGACGATGCGCCGGCTGTTCACGCGTCCGATGCCCGACTGGACCGACCGTGAGGCGGTGGCGGAGTTCGCCGCCGCCGGCGCGGAGATCCTCGGCGACGACCCCGTCGCCGCGCGTGCAACCGCCGTGCGCGTCTGGGACCGCACGCCCGGCACCGCACCCCCGGTCCAGATGGCGAACCAGCTGGGCATGGTGTTCTCCAGGCTCGACTGCAAGCCTCGCTGGCGCGAGCGCCTGCCCGAGATCGAGGTCCCCACGCTCGTCGTCCACGGCCGCCGCGACCGGTTCTTCCCCGTCGGCAACGGCGAGGCGATCGCGCGGGAGATCCCCGGGGCGCGGCTGCTCGTCCTCGAGGAGGCCGCCACCGCGATCCCCGCTGCGGCGGTCGGTGAGGTCACCGAGGCGGTGCTCACACTCGGATAG
- a CDS encoding cytochrome P450, with the protein MDTEAGLGSLPHASGTARPVPEVEPELVKRWHARGGELVELLALVRERVGGVAAFRLGPARTVLVTEPHAVQHVLARHPEQYVKRSHRARLLVGDGVLSAEGEAWKRQRRLLQSQFTGTGMRRYDARIVEAARVTAERWAAYARTGQVLDVGREMQRFALDVIWRSLTGHPLDDDTQRELTAVEAVGAALPTLPADAEDAREAVAADLARIDAVARHAIEAARGGEVGPDGPGLLRVLIDAAAERPEYTDGLIRDELVTLLAAGHETTANTLTWLYLLLDQYPGAREQALAAGGEGSDQRRQAIQALVHETLRLYPSAWVLPRHAAEDDTLAGHTVEAGTDILVCPYLTHRDPELWPDPERFDPRRFLTPNGRPSHTGAYLPFGIGPRACLGMQFALRESTVLLEHLLPAHTVAFSATPEKAKYGITVRPDGPTPATLRPPLG; encoded by the coding sequence ATGGACACCGAAGCCGGTCTCGGCTCCCTCCCACACGCTTCCGGAACGGCCCGGCCGGTTCCCGAAGTCGAGCCCGAGCTCGTGAAGCGGTGGCATGCGCGGGGAGGTGAACTGGTCGAACTCCTGGCGTTGGTGCGTGAGCGGGTCGGTGGCGTCGCCGCTTTCCGGCTCGGGCCCGCCCGGACCGTTCTCGTGACCGAGCCGCACGCCGTTCAGCATGTGCTCGCCCGCCACCCGGAGCAGTACGTCAAGCGGTCCCACCGCGCACGGCTGCTGGTCGGCGACGGCGTCCTGTCGGCCGAGGGTGAGGCGTGGAAGCGGCAACGGCGGCTGCTTCAGTCCCAGTTCACCGGCACCGGGATGCGCCGCTACGACGCCCGGATCGTCGAGGCGGCCCGGGTCACCGCCGAGCGCTGGGCGGCGTACGCGCGGACCGGGCAGGTTCTGGACGTCGGGCGGGAGATGCAGCGCTTCGCCCTGGACGTCATCTGGCGTTCGCTCACCGGTCATCCCCTCGACGACGACACCCAGCGCGAACTGACGGCCGTGGAGGCCGTGGGTGCCGCCCTTCCGACGCTGCCCGCCGATGCCGAGGACGCGAGGGAAGCCGTGGCCGCCGATCTGGCCCGGATCGACGCGGTCGCCCGGCACGCGATCGAGGCCGCCCGCGGCGGGGAGGTCGGCCCCGACGGCCCGGGGCTGCTGCGTGTCCTGATCGACGCCGCCGCCGAGCGGCCCGAGTACACCGACGGGCTGATCCGCGATGAGCTGGTCACCCTGCTCGCGGCCGGGCATGAGACCACAGCCAACACCCTGACCTGGCTGTATCTGTTGCTCGATCAGTACCCCGGCGCGCGTGAACAGGCTCTCGCCGCCGGCGGCGAGGGCTCCGACCAGCGCCGTCAGGCCATTCAGGCGCTGGTCCACGAGACGCTCCGGCTCTACCCGTCCGCCTGGGTCCTGCCCCGCCACGCCGCCGAGGACGACACGCTCGCCGGCCACACCGTCGAGGCCGGCACCGACATCCTGGTCTGCCCCTATCTCACGCACCGCGATCCCGAACTGTGGCCGGATCCCGAGCGGTTCGACCCGCGGCGCTTCCTCACCCCGAACGGTCGGCCGAGTCACACGGGTGCCTATCTCCCCTTCGGCATCGGTCCGCGCGCCTGCCTCGGGATGCAGTTCGCGCTGCGGGAGTCGACCGTCCTGCTCGAGCATCTGCTGCCGGCCCACACCGTGGCCTTCTCCGCCACGCCCGAGAAGGCGAAGTACGGCATCACCGTGCGCCCGGACGGTCCGACTCCGGCGACCCTGCGACCGCCCCTCGGGTGA
- a CDS encoding DUF2617 family protein has translation MNAVSLDAPYLDTDADQLCFSLDLTERPALAERVVSLGGLDVRLRLLGASHQVFAGPVRETVACLQGAVRGLPETCTRHLPGWVYDFGATTRRLTPEEFGAEVARVLGLATDAGHSLCGVFPGSPEAVTAVVVETAEGPHGTGLLWRTWHTYPQNGQIVSTYSRLEAR, from the coding sequence GTGAACGCCGTCTCTCTGGACGCACCCTATCTGGACACGGATGCGGATCAACTCTGCTTCTCGCTGGACCTGACGGAGCGTCCAGCGCTAGCAGAACGTGTGGTGTCGCTCGGCGGGCTGGACGTGCGGCTGCGACTGCTCGGGGCCTCGCACCAGGTCTTCGCCGGTCCCGTGCGGGAGACGGTGGCCTGTCTGCAAGGAGCGGTGAGGGGTCTGCCCGAGACGTGCACCCGTCATCTGCCGGGCTGGGTCTACGACTTCGGCGCCACCACCCGCCGACTGACTCCCGAGGAGTTCGGTGCCGAGGTGGCGCGGGTCCTCGGCCTGGCCACCGACGCCGGGCACAGCCTGTGCGGAGTCTTCCCCGGTTCGCCGGAGGCGGTCACCGCGGTGGTCGTCGAGACGGCCGAGGGACCGCACGGCACCGGGCTGCTCTGGCGCACCTGGCACACGTATCCGCAGAACGGCCAGATCGTATCGACGTACAGCCGGCTGGAGGCCCGATGA
- a CDS encoding PIG-L deacetylase family protein codes for MTLPALPEESFQRVLCVVAHPDDMEYGTSAAVARWTKRGIEVGYLLLTRGEAGMPNPPEETARLRVAEQQAACAVVGVEHLTVLEHPDGVLVYGLDLRRDICREIRRFKPDVVLGAGYEVETPYGFDQADHRAAGLATLDAVRDAGNRWVFPEQIDDEDLEPHSVRWLIVPGLAGSGATHGVEVTGEPLRRGVASLEAHAAYLAALPGHPAPEDFIPKFTAMNGKAMGVEHAVLFRAHDLQAPPAFVTEALQD; via the coding sequence ATGACGTTGCCTGCCCTCCCCGAGGAGTCCTTCCAGCGCGTGCTCTGCGTCGTCGCGCACCCCGACGACATGGAGTACGGCACGTCCGCGGCCGTCGCTCGCTGGACCAAGCGCGGCATCGAGGTCGGCTACCTCCTGCTCACCCGCGGCGAGGCCGGTATGCCGAACCCTCCCGAGGAGACGGCACGCCTGCGCGTCGCCGAGCAGCAGGCCGCCTGCGCCGTCGTCGGCGTCGAGCACCTGACCGTCCTCGAACATCCGGACGGCGTGCTCGTCTACGGCCTCGACCTGCGCCGGGACATCTGCCGGGAGATCCGCCGGTTCAAGCCCGACGTCGTGCTCGGCGCCGGTTACGAGGTCGAGACGCCGTACGGATTCGACCAGGCCGACCACCGCGCGGCCGGGCTCGCGACGCTCGACGCGGTGCGCGACGCGGGCAACCGGTGGGTCTTCCCGGAGCAGATCGACGACGAGGACCTTGAACCGCACTCCGTGCGCTGGCTCATCGTCCCCGGACTCGCCGGCTCCGGCGCGACCCACGGCGTCGAGGTCACGGGCGAGCCGCTGCGCCGCGGCGTCGCCTCGCTCGAGGCACACGCCGCGTACCTGGCCGCGCTCCCGGGCCACCCCGCGCCTGAGGACTTCATCCCGAAGTTCACCGCGATGAACGGCAAAGCCATGGGCGTCGAGCACGCGGTCCTGTTCCGCGCCCACGACCTGCAGGCACCACCGGCGTTCGTCACCGAAGCCCTGCAGGACTGA
- a CDS encoding NAD(P)H-dependent oxidoreductase, producing MKTLIVYAHPEPKSLNGSLKDLAVSTLENAGHEVRVSDLYAMNWKAVVDAADYGPHTSSPLKVALDSGRAFDAGALTRDVLAEQEKLLWADMIIFQFPLWWYTMPAILKGWVDRVFVYRFAYGVGEHSDTKYGERFGEGTLAGRKALLSVTAGGPASHYAARGINGPIDDLLFPIHHGILYYPGIEVLPPFVLYGTDRMTDEEYPDVAKAWERRLLTLESTEPIAFRRQNFGDYDIPSLHLKEGLEAAGRTGFGLHVRG from the coding sequence ATGAAGACGCTGATCGTCTACGCCCACCCGGAGCCGAAGTCGCTCAACGGCTCGCTGAAGGACCTCGCGGTGTCCACCTTGGAGAATGCCGGGCACGAGGTACGGGTGAGCGATCTGTACGCGATGAACTGGAAGGCGGTCGTGGACGCCGCGGACTACGGCCCCCACACCTCGAGTCCGCTGAAGGTCGCCCTCGACTCGGGCCGGGCCTTCGACGCCGGGGCACTCACCCGGGACGTCCTCGCCGAGCAGGAGAAGCTGCTGTGGGCCGACATGATCATCTTCCAGTTCCCGCTGTGGTGGTACACGATGCCCGCGATCCTCAAGGGCTGGGTGGACCGGGTGTTCGTCTACCGCTTCGCGTACGGCGTCGGCGAGCACAGCGACACCAAGTACGGCGAGCGCTTCGGCGAAGGCACCCTCGCGGGCAGGAAGGCGCTCCTGTCGGTGACCGCCGGCGGCCCGGCGTCGCACTACGCCGCTCGTGGGATCAACGGCCCCATCGACGATCTGCTCTTCCCGATCCACCACGGCATCCTCTACTACCCGGGCATCGAGGTACTGCCGCCGTTCGTGCTGTACGGCACCGACCGGATGACCGACGAGGAATACCCGGACGTCGCCAAGGCGTGGGAGCGGCGCCTGCTCACCCTGGAGTCGACCGAGCCGATCGCGTTCCGGCGGCAGAACTTCGGTGACTACGACATCCCCTCGCTGCACCTGAAGGAGGGTCTGGAGGCCGCAGGCCGCACGGGTTTCGGGCTGCATGTGCGGGGCTGA
- a CDS encoding NAD(P)H-dependent flavin oxidoreductase gives MALSTEFTELFGVQHPIALAPMGGSAGGALTAAVSRGGGLGLLGSGNGDEGWLARELPVLAAECAGKPWGIGFQTWAIDDGVVGRALEHDPAAMMLSFGDPSPFAERVRDSGTALILQVTDLEEARRAVDLGADVIVAQGTEAGGHGSGHGRSTLPFVPVVVDLAAPVPVLAAGGVADGRGVAAALALGAAGALLGTRFQATAEALVAPATAQAIVAGRGEDTERNRVLDIARASRWPAKYTARTLGHPFLDAWRDREDELAAAPHARQAYRDAVAQGTIPALPQWAGEAIDLITDLPSAADLVGRLAAQAEEALSRAGSR, from the coding sequence ATGGCCTTGTCGACGGAGTTCACGGAACTGTTCGGTGTGCAGCACCCGATCGCTCTGGCCCCGATGGGCGGGTCGGCCGGAGGCGCCCTGACGGCCGCGGTCTCACGCGGCGGTGGCCTCGGACTGCTGGGCAGCGGCAACGGTGACGAGGGCTGGCTGGCCCGCGAGTTGCCCGTCCTGGCCGCGGAGTGCGCCGGGAAGCCGTGGGGCATCGGCTTTCAGACGTGGGCGATCGACGACGGCGTGGTCGGGCGGGCGCTGGAGCACGACCCGGCGGCGATGATGCTCTCCTTCGGCGACCCGAGCCCCTTCGCGGAACGCGTCCGCGACTCGGGCACGGCGCTGATCCTTCAGGTCACCGACCTGGAGGAGGCCCGCAGGGCAGTGGATCTCGGCGCCGACGTGATCGTGGCGCAGGGCACCGAGGCCGGCGGTCACGGGTCCGGGCACGGGCGATCGACGCTGCCGTTCGTGCCGGTCGTGGTGGACCTGGCGGCGCCGGTGCCGGTGCTGGCGGCCGGCGGTGTCGCCGACGGGCGTGGCGTGGCGGCGGCCCTGGCGCTGGGGGCGGCCGGCGCGTTGCTCGGCACCCGCTTCCAGGCCACGGCCGAGGCCCTGGTGGCCCCCGCGACGGCCCAGGCGATCGTGGCGGGGCGCGGGGAGGACACCGAGCGCAACAGGGTGCTGGACATCGCCCGCGCATCGCGCTGGCCCGCCAAGTACACCGCCCGCACCCTCGGCCACCCCTTCCTCGACGCATGGCGGGACCGGGAGGACGAACTCGCTGCCGCCCCGCACGCCCGGCAGGCGTACCGCGACGCCGTCGCCCAGGGCACCATCCCCGCGTTGCCGCAGTGGGCCGGCGAGGCGATCGACCTCATCACCGACCTGCCGTCCGCGGCGGACCTGGTCGGCAGGTTGGCGGCACAGGCCGAGGAGGCACTGTCCCGAGCCGGCAGCCGCTGA
- a CDS encoding potassium channel family protein, with product MDWLISAIGGAVVVIILRDVFHTLWHPTRHGGLSRLVMTTLWRLSSRGRRKRRAAGVAGPLGMALVVAMWALGVAVGWAVMYWPHMPEAFVFSSALEPTEHSQPVDALYVSLVIVGTLGLGDIAPAAEWLRVVAPLEALVGLALLTATVSWVLGVFPALARRRTLALRICHLRRAGVADEQLDCDTGATVLDALAADIARVSVDFAQYPESYYFYDGTGDTSLARSIGYAAELAERMGRAKHPGARIASSVLGAALDDLASVLDERFLRTGKTRPEILGVYARDHGGGM from the coding sequence ATGGACTGGCTGATCTCGGCGATCGGCGGGGCGGTGGTGGTGATCATTCTGCGGGATGTGTTCCACACGCTGTGGCATCCGACCCGCCACGGGGGACTGAGCCGGCTGGTGATGACAACGCTGTGGCGGCTGTCCTCCCGCGGCCGTCGGAAACGGCGGGCCGCCGGCGTCGCCGGACCGCTCGGCATGGCCCTCGTGGTGGCGATGTGGGCGCTGGGGGTGGCCGTGGGCTGGGCGGTGATGTACTGGCCGCACATGCCGGAGGCGTTCGTCTTCTCCAGCGCCCTGGAACCGACCGAGCACTCCCAGCCGGTGGACGCCCTCTACGTCTCCCTGGTGATCGTGGGCACCCTCGGCCTCGGCGACATCGCACCCGCGGCGGAGTGGCTGCGGGTCGTGGCGCCCTTGGAGGCGCTGGTCGGTCTCGCTCTGCTGACCGCCACCGTCTCATGGGTGCTCGGTGTCTTCCCCGCGCTCGCACGGCGCCGGACCCTGGCGCTGCGCATCTGCCATCTGCGCCGCGCCGGAGTGGCCGACGAGCAACTGGACTGCGACACGGGGGCGACGGTGCTGGACGCGCTGGCCGCCGACATCGCCCGTGTGAGCGTGGACTTCGCCCAGTACCCGGAGTCGTACTACTTCTACGACGGGACCGGCGACACCTCCCTCGCGCGGAGCATCGGCTACGCCGCCGAACTCGCCGAGCGAATGGGGCGGGCCAAGCACCCTGGCGCCCGGATCGCGTCCTCCGTGCTCGGCGCCGCACTCGACGACCTCGCCTCGGTGCTCGACGAGCGCTTCCTGCGGACCGGGAAGACCCGGCCGGAGATCCTCGGCGTCTACGCCCGCGACCACGGCGGCGGGATGTAG